A genomic stretch from Lathyrus oleraceus cultivar Zhongwan6 chromosome 2, CAAS_Psat_ZW6_1.0, whole genome shotgun sequence includes:
- the LOC127121177 gene encoding transcription factor MYB1, protein MEKSKSRAVRKGAWTYEEDKLLKACIEKFGEGKWHLIPQRAGLNRCRKSCRFRWLNYVKPTINRESFSEDEVDMILRLHKLLGNRWSLIAARLFGRTANDVKNYWHTHLRKKMVSKNIEEKKEKEKLNETMNAHEVIKPQPRTVSSHSPWLNGKQIVKPTVAVSTKDASVARNSDIDAKWWESLLNLSNDKIGSCSLLQEDKNFLIEGPSTVGDCHWDSNLCEFDSLLEILNI, encoded by the exons ATGGAGAAAAGTAAAAGCAGAGCTGTAAGAAAAGGTGCATGGACATATGAAGAAGACAAGTTACTCAAAGCTTGTATTGAAAAGTTTGGTGAAGGAAAATGGCATTTAATTCCACAAAGAGCAG GATTGAATAGGTGCAGGAAAAGTTGTAGATTTAGATGGTTAAACTATGTAAAGCCTACTATCAATAGAGAAAGTTTTTCTGAGGATGAAGTCGATATGATCTTAAGGTTACACAAACTTCTAGGAAATAG ATGGTCATTAATTGCTGCAAGGCTTTTTGGAAGAACAGCTAATGATGTGAAAAATTATTGGCACACACATTTACGCAAGAAGATGGTTTCAAAAAACATagaagaaaagaaagaaaaagaaaaacttaaCGAAACCATGAATGCTCATGAAGTTATTAAACCTCAACCTCGAACTGTCTCATCTCATTCACCATGGCTGAATGGAAAACAAATTGTGAAACCAACAGTGGCGGTTTCCACAAAAGATGCTAGTGTTGCGAGAAATAGTGACATAGATGCTAAGTGGTGGGAAAGTTTGTTGAACTTGAGCAATGACAAAATTGGCTCATGCTCTTTATTACAAGAGGATAAAAACTTTTTAATTGAAGGTCCCAGTACTGTTGGTGATTGCCATTGGGATTCTAATCTTTGCGAATTTGACTCTCTTTTAGAAATTTTAAATATTTGA